A stretch of the Flavobacterium aquiphilum genome encodes the following:
- a CDS encoding PorP/SprF family type IX secretion system membrane protein, giving the protein MRKIITSIFLLAVTFSYSQEMNVPVASQYLADNPYVISPSYAGIGDNFRINLNGYKQWVGIEESPNSQALYADFRVLSQSGVGLSLYNDSNGNTKQAGGKATFAHHIILNYYTKQYLSFGLSYIYNSFRIDLPNNLPPDQAITDNRATTNNNFEVGLLYRYGPFYLSGTATNILKKNTDFYTTKLEPNLLANYQLYTGYVIKLPNRTELEPSAFYQLFQSDGRSNTDLNIKYRKFNRYEDYWWVGASYRFLNDQIGKPLGVGPLVGFTKGYFSMGYSYQLTLDENLISTNSGTHSLTIGFRFLQGVSNCPCTESPVHD; this is encoded by the coding sequence ATGAGAAAGATAATAACAAGCATTTTCCTTTTGGCTGTAACTTTTAGTTACAGTCAAGAGATGAATGTTCCAGTAGCTTCGCAATATTTGGCCGATAATCCCTATGTGATTTCACCTAGTTATGCCGGAATTGGTGATAACTTTAGAATTAACCTGAATGGTTATAAACAATGGGTAGGTATTGAAGAATCGCCAAATAGTCAGGCTTTGTATGCCGATTTTAGAGTGTTGAGCCAATCCGGTGTAGGATTAAGCTTGTACAATGATTCGAATGGTAACACCAAACAGGCCGGAGGTAAGGCTACCTTTGCCCATCATATTATTTTGAATTATTATACCAAGCAATATCTGTCATTTGGTCTATCATACATTTATAATTCGTTTCGTATTGATCTTCCTAACAATCTACCCCCTGATCAAGCTATAACCGATAATAGAGCTACGACGAATAACAATTTTGAGGTTGGGCTTTTATATCGCTATGGTCCTTTTTATTTGAGCGGTACAGCAACTAATATTTTGAAAAAGAATACTGATTTTTATACTACAAAGTTGGAACCTAACCTGCTTGCTAATTATCAATTGTACACGGGGTATGTGATTAAACTTCCAAATAGAACCGAATTAGAGCCATCTGCTTTTTATCAGTTATTTCAAAGTGATGGTCGTTCCAATACAGATTTGAATATAAAATACCGAAAATTCAATCGATATGAGGACTATTGGTGGGTTGGCGCAAGTTATCGTTTCTTGAATGACCAAATAGGAAAACCTCTTGGGGTTGGACCTTTAGTTGGATTTACAAAAGGGTATTTTTCTATGGGGTATTCTTATCAATTAACATTGGACGAAAATTTGATTTCCACCAATTCGGGGACACATTCTTTGACTATTGGATTTAGGTTTTTACAAGGAGTTAGTAACTGTCCTTGTACCGAGAGTCCAGTACATGATTAG